Genomic DNA from bacterium:
GGCGCAGGCGCTCGCGCATCGCCGCGCTGTCGGGATGCCGCTGCAGATAGGCCGCTACTTGATCGCGTAGCGAGCGCAGGTTGTCGCGCGAGGGGAAGTAGCTCACGACGTAGTCGATCAGCGAGAGGTAGGCCGGCTCGTAGTCCGGGTTCAGCTTGACCACCTCGCCGAGGGACTGGACGACGCGCTGGCGATCGTCGGCGGCCTCGGCGGCCTGCGCGTAGCGGGCCCAGAGCTGCCAGTTCTCCGGCTCGCGCTCGATGTACTTCTCGTAGGAGCGCATTGCCCGGGCCGGTTCGCCGTTCTTCATGTACAGGTAGCCCAGGTACATGGCCACGGGCCCGAGATCCTCGCGGATCAGGCTCGCCATCTCCATCGCGCGCACGGCGCGGGCCGGATCGGGACCGCCGGGCGCGTCCTCGCGGTCCAGCTCGATCGCGAGGCGGCTCCAGGCCGCCGCGTAGTTCTGGATCAGGTGCGAGATCGTCGCGTCCTTGTAGAAACGCGGCAGACTCAGGCGCGGATCGTCGGGCGGCGGCACCTTGTCCACGATCGAGGGCCCGCCGAGCGCCTCCTGCCAGACGCCGCCGCGGCTCGTGCGCTCCTCGCTGAGGATGCCCCGCCACTCGAAGACCTGCTCCAGGTTCTGCCTGAGCTTGGGCAGGTCCACCTGCTCGCTGCCCTCGGTGAGGGTCATCCGGTAGACCATGCCCTCCATCTTGAGGTAGGGCAGGAAGGGCTGCAGGGTCTCGCGCGGGATCGTGACGGCGAAGTAGAAGGGCAGCTTCTCCCAGCCCTGGCGCTGGGCGTTGATGAAGAGGTGGTTGATCACCTCGTCGCGCGGCTGGATGATGCGCCCGTCGTCGAGGCGGTAGTAGTGCGTCGCCACATCGGCCATCTCGGCATCGCGCCAGGTGATGGGCAGGCTGGGCTTGAGGTCGCGCAGCTGGCGCATGTACCAGTCGGTGTTGAGCAGGCTCAGGTTGATGACGCGGATGTCCTTGCGGAAGCCCTCCACCTCCTGGATGTACCAGAGCGGGAAGGTGTCGTTGTCGCCGTTGGTGAAGATGACGGCATTCTGCTCCAGGGGTGCCAGCATGTTGTAGGCGTAGTCGCGGGCGATCAGGTTCTCGCTGCGATCGTGCGTGTGCCAGCCGTGGACGAGCGGACCGAGCGCGGCGAGCAGCAGGGCGCCGGCCAGCACGGCGGCGTAGATCGCGCGACGCCGCTCCCGGCGCAGGGAGTCGACCAGCCCGACGGCGCCGAGGGCGATGAAGACCGCGAAGTAGTAGAAGCCGTTCGCGTAGAAGTAGTCGCGCTCGCGCACCTCGTCGGACGAGAAGTTGAGGAAGAAGACGAGGCCGATCGTGTTCAGGAAGAGGACGGTGAAGAGCGCCGCCCAGTGGCGCCGCTCGCGCAGCCACTGGAGGGCGACGCCCAGCAGGCCGAGCCCGAGCGGGATCGCCGTCAGCGCGCGCCCGAGGTGGAAGTTGAAACCGCCCATCGGCAGGCTCCACTCGCCCGGCATGCGGAACTGGGCGCCGAGGTAGCCGAAGAAGTGCGTGAACTGCCAGCCGATCGGCGCCTTCCGCTCCGTCGGCAGCTGGAAGGGGTACTGCTCGCGCTTGAGCACGGCCCAGAGGCGGCTCCAACTCGAGGGGTCGGCCTCGTTGATCATCGGGCCCTGACCGGCGCGGATGTACAGGAACAGGTGCACGCTCAGCCCGAGGACAAAAAGGGCCAGGCTGTAGAGTACGAAGGGCCGCCGGCCGCGGCCGCGCGCCTGCGGCAACGCGAACCAGATGCCGAGGCCGAGGATTGCCAGGACCGCGACGAGCGTGATGGGGTCGGGCGTGTGCAGCACCGTGCTGCCGAGGAAGAGCGCCAGTAGCGCCCCCACCAGCCAGAGGTCGAGATTGCTGAAGCCCTTCTTGGGGATCATCAGGGCGAGCACGAAGAAGCCCGGGAAGACGAGCAGGGTGCCGAGGTGAAAGCCCACGGCCAGGCTGAGCAGGTAGAGGATCAGGTAGACCAGTGCGTTGCCGCGCGGGCGGTCGGCGTGCTCGGCCCAGTCCAGGGTGAGCCAGAGGACGAAGCCCGTCAGGAAGGCGCTCAGCGCGTAGACTTCGGCCTCGATGGCGTTGAACCAGAAGGTCTCGCTGAAGGCGATGAAGAGAGCGCCGGTGAGTCCGCCGGCCGCCCGCACCCAGACGGGCGGCGCCTCGCCCCCCTCCCGCCAGGCGGCCGTCACCCGCAGGCTGAGCAGGTAGACGAACAGGGCGGCCAGGGCGGCGAAGAAGGCGCTCATGAAGTTGATGCGCTGGGCGACCCCCTCGCCGAAGGGCAGGAGCCCGGCCAGGCGGGCCACCAGCACGTACATCGGCGTCGCCGGCGGGTGGGGGATACCGAGGGTCCAGCCGCAGGCGATGAACTCCCCGCAGTCCCAGAAGTTAAGCGTGGGCGAGAGCGTCAGGCCATAGACCACCAGGGGCAGGAGGAAGGCCAGGGCCCCTGCGGCCAGGAGGAGAGGATGTCGCTTTGGCATTGGGTTCCCGCGCGCGAGTAAGGGAATGTCATTTCACGACATATAGCAGGGA
This window encodes:
- a CDS encoding DUF2723 domain-containing protein, with translation MPKRHPLLLAAGALAFLLPLVVYGLTLSPTLNFWDCGEFIACGWTLGIPHPPATPMYVLVARLAGLLPFGEGVAQRINFMSAFFAALAALFVYLLSLRVTAAWREGGEAPPVWVRAAGGLTGALFIAFSETFWFNAIEAEVYALSAFLTGFVLWLTLDWAEHADRPRGNALVYLILYLLSLAVGFHLGTLLVFPGFFVLALMIPKKGFSNLDLWLVGALLALFLGSTVLHTPDPITLVAVLAILGLGIWFALPQARGRGRRPFVLYSLALFVLGLSVHLFLYIRAGQGPMINEADPSSWSRLWAVLKREQYPFQLPTERKAPIGWQFTHFFGYLGAQFRMPGEWSLPMGGFNFHLGRALTAIPLGLGLLGVALQWLRERRHWAALFTVLFLNTIGLVFFLNFSSDEVRERDYFYANGFYYFAVFIALGAVGLVDSLRRERRRAIYAAVLAGALLLAALGPLVHGWHTHDRSENLIARDYAYNMLAPLEQNAVIFTNGDNDTFPLWYIQEVEGFRKDIRVINLSLLNTDWYMRQLRDLKPSLPITWRDAEMADVATHYYRLDDGRIIQPRDEVINHLFINAQRQGWEKLPFYFAVTIPRETLQPFLPYLKMEGMVYRMTLTEGSEQVDLPKLRQNLEQVFEWRGILSEERTSRGGVWQEALGGPSIVDKVPPPDDPRLSLPRFYKDATISHLIQNYAAAWSRLAIELDREDAPGGPDPARAVRAMEMASLIREDLGPVAMYLGYLYMKNGEPARAMRSYEKYIEREPENWQLWARYAQAAEAADDRQRVVQSLGEVVKLNPDYEPAYLSLIDYVVSYFPSRDNLRSLRDQVAAYLQRHPDSAAMRERLRLIDEALAQPSLPGAGSAQP